A stretch of the Blastopirellula marina genome encodes the following:
- a CDS encoding biotin/lipoate A/B protein ligase family protein encodes MAVDESLLESTADSQRATLRFYQWSEPTLSLGYFQKYADRWSHHESRDAACVRRASGGGAILHDAELTYSYCVPTADPRSTSVTGLFDLFHQSLIVTLAELGVTASICGKPQKDPHGDPFLCFERRSSVDVIIDGYKVCG; translated from the coding sequence ATGGCGGTCGACGAATCCTTGCTGGAGTCGACCGCCGATAGCCAGAGGGCAACGCTTCGCTTCTACCAATGGAGCGAGCCGACCCTCTCGCTCGGCTACTTCCAAAAGTACGCCGACCGCTGGTCCCACCACGAAAGCCGCGACGCCGCCTGCGTGCGCCGCGCTTCCGGCGGCGGGGCGATTCTGCATGACGCTGAGCTGACTTACAGCTACTGCGTGCCGACGGCCGATCCACGCAGCACGTCGGTGACCGGCCTGTTTGACCTGTTCCACCAGTCCCTGATTGTCACGCTGGCCGAGCTGGGCGTGACGGCGTCGATTTGCGGCAAGCCGCAGAAGGATCCCCACGGCGATCCGTTTCTCTGCTTCGAGAGACGAAGCAGTGTCGACGTAATCATCGATGGATATAAGGTTTGCGGC